In Syngnathus scovelli strain Florida chromosome 16, RoL_Ssco_1.2, whole genome shotgun sequence, the genomic stretch AAGGTGCCCAACATCCTGCAGGGTGAGGTGGCCCGGCTGGACGTCAAGTTCCTGGTGCACCTGGACCCGGCCTACTGCAGCAACAACGGCGCCGTGCACCTGCTGTGCAAGCTCGGTGAGACACTAAGACGTCCCCACCCCACAATCTCGTCTCAtctctgacctttttttttccgcAGAGGACAAAAACCTTCCTACCGTTCCGCCGCTTCAGCTGAGCGTTCCCGCTGACTATCCGGACAATAGCCCCTACTGGGCTGACCACGCCGACCAGTACGGTGAGTAAAGTTACGAGCAATCGCTACAGAGGCATTTCTGTTACAAGAAGTGGCAAAATATCAAAATGTGTGCAGGCGCCAACCATTTCCTGCAGTCGGTGCATAGGAGCCTGGCGTCCAAGCTGCTGCAGCTTCCCGACAAGCACTCGCTGACGGAGGTTCTGCACACGTGGGCGCAGAGCGTCCGCCAGGCCTGTTTGTCCGCCGCGTGATCGCAACATCTCAAATGGCAACCTTTTTTCACTTTGAACATTAATAAACCACCATCATCATGTCTGAAGACGACATATGAGGACATTTTATTCACATCATTAAAAAAAGGGGGCAAAAAAAGTGTTGTGCATCAAAAGTGTAGCGAAAAGGCTCTGTAGGACACGTTGGTGAACACGTCCACAAATTGGCTGCTTCCTGCCACCGTCAACACCtacaacaccaaaaaaaaagcttcaaacaTCTGACACATGCCTGCCTGTGATCAGTTAGTAGCTACGTCATTTTCTGCTTATGGATTCCCATCCCCGACTACCTGGTGTTCGGCGCTGTTGGTGTTGAGCTCCAGGCTGTTGACGTTGTTGGGCGTGCACGGGATCTGAGCCTTGACCTGTCCCCCCAGCAGGCAGTGGGACACGGTGGGACCTTGGCCCACTGCCAGAATCTGCGACAGGACAGACATGCAAGTTGAAGGCGGTGCCATTTAAGTTGAAGCAGATTTTGCTCACCATGTCCTGGTAGAAGCTGGCTTGTCTCTGGCAGCCGCTCAGCGCGAAGACGGACGTGGGCGTCAGGGAGCGAAGGTGCCACAGGGAGAGGGACGGACCGCCGCCGCACAACTGGACCCACATAACAGTCAAAAGCAAGAACGACCACCAAAGGATGTTCACTGCACTGACAACTTCTGCCTCCTCACCATCCAATCCGAATCGGTGGTCAAACAGCTGATCCACTTGCCAAACTGAGGGCGGGCACATTTCTGTCAAACACGGAAAGATGAGGAGCTAAATCAACAGCACGCTAACAGACAGCTGCGGCCACGTGATGACGGCATCTTACCTGGTACTTGTGCACCTCCACGCAGTGAACGCACTGAGATGTCCTGCTGTCTGCACACAACAAGACTCAACAATCACAAAATGTCATTTGTGTGCTTAACAGGAGATTTCCAGAAAACGGAATTTCAAATTCTGACGAAGATGGAATTTGCAATCCCAGCAAAAGTGGCAAATTGGGGAATATGGAATTTTAAGATGTCCTTGGTATCTCAAATGTCCTTCTGGCCTCACCCCACATCCTGACGGCGCCATCCTCGCTGCCCGAGAGAACCTCACCCTCGCGCTCTCTCACACTCAAACAGTGGATGTAGTCCGAGTGTCCTCGGAAGACGGCCTGAGGGAGAAGATGGAAACGTCAACATTGGCTGCCGCCTAGCGATGCTGGCACTTGCACTCGCAGCCTGCCTTAAAGACGCCGTGCTCAAGATCCAAGACGTGAACATTGTTGTCACCGCCACCAAACACCACACTGTTGTCCTAAcaccaacacacaaacacttttGTTTAGTGGATCCAAACAGGGCAAAGCGTGCAC encodes the following:
- the thoc6 gene encoding THO complex subunit 6 homolog isoform X2; this translates as MRSDVHFMRFHYRSNRAVRARNSTMGPVELLHMSVFSQRFSPCGRFLAAGNNYGEIAIFSLCAALSPDASEAGRKPLFTFPAHDGPVLCLESFGGHLLSAGDGSVSAWNWAELIKKNVKVVWTKRPEYKANMEIPEINAMAVNPRAVFRGHSDYIHCLSVREREGEVLSGSEDGAVRMWDSRTSQCVHCVEVHKYQKCARPQFGKWISCLTTDSDWMLCGGGPSLSLWHLRSLTPTSVFALSGCQRQASFYQDMILAVGQGPTVSHCLLGGQVKAQIPCTPNNVNSLELNTNSAEHQVLTVAGSSQFVDVFTNVSYRAFSLHF
- the thoc6 gene encoding THO complex subunit 6 homolog isoform X1: MRSDVHFMRFHYRSNRAVRARNSTMGPVELLHMSVFSQRFSPCGRFLAAGNNYGEIAIFSLCAALSPDASEAGRKPLFTFPAHDGPVLCLESFGGHLLSAGDGSVSAWNWAELIKKNVKVVWTKRPEYKANMEIPEINAMAVNPRDNSVVFGGGDNNVHVLDLEHGVFKAVFRGHSDYIHCLSVREREGEVLSGSEDGAVRMWDSRTSQCVHCVEVHKYQKCARPQFGKWISCLTTDSDWMLCGGGPSLSLWHLRSLTPTSVFALSGCQRQASFYQDMILAVGQGPTVSHCLLGGQVKAQIPCTPNNVNSLELNTNSAEHQVLTVAGSSQFVDVFTNVSYRAFSLHF